From the Arctopsyche grandis isolate Sample6627 chromosome 11, ASM5162203v2, whole genome shotgun sequence genome, one window contains:
- the mAChR-B gene encoding muscarinic acetylcholine receptor has product MAIRKLRKQKERLCKSVFQKFSKDCHAYTLDTSVAFRPLWTEGDLLAWANDSASSIWEILGNSTDSNGTSLLNNITNTDETTTPLPQVLPPFEPWQTVCIALCLAACIVLTVGGNILVLLAFIVDRSIRQPSNYFIASLAATDMLIGMVSMPFYTVYVLMGYWDLGPLLCDLWLSVDYTVCLVSQYTVLLITVDRFCSVKIAAKYRSWRTKNRVIWMVTITWIIPALLFFTTIFGWEHFIGYRDLLPGECAVQFLKEPVFNTALIITYYWTTLIVILILYAGIYKTAYDMQKKSEAKQRKMQSMVALSAGAMSGMAGRAAGIGISKTQSTLLSQDKDKEKVACPSPTVIQIISPPAPTQVRKKLPPNDSHSNQKSTTHKTSSGTKAANAANKVNDDNKSSDNNQTEVEKSERSSSPAFESDEESNVNTLQPPVSDKKRHSIAGIMVQSGALNIISNVRMNGGIPARSPEIAQCAISKKSTSPLTPNSEISLAKISEQSLLDTEVPLGTNNVDRTTPINPLIPIQITPQTEYKSPPNSELTINSEISTEAPVPTTIAQAIIPPPSEFQGSPPVSESPPSFTDRPRSLMVNPQAYSYDALVGMDSADLRFMDESSVIVASPSYESPPSSITFPTTTAPSSPLGSTSHVASTNTSLLQAALIRATVQAEANLAQLSKPTTPLPINKVNTEVSLANEDSKRPITTVVVSPKDIKKLEMTIKEPASQSSGNSPSGQTTVVPVNNEPRNSPKETSDSLDEKEGGSRRDFVKNFGKRLKGKKSKRNGIGLPGAGRQKSKSENRARKAFRTISFILGAFVACWTPYHILALVEGFCSDPPCTNSHLYMFSYFLCYANSPMNPFCYALANQQFKKTFTRILKGDFHMT; this is encoded by the exons gaaattgagaaaacaaaaagaacgACTGTGCAAGTCTGTCtttcaaaaattttccaaggATTGCCATGCGTACACTTTGGATACATCGGTAGCTTTCAGACCACTGTGGACTGAAGGCGATCTTCTAGCTTGGGCCAATGACAGTGCCTCGTCCATATGGGAAATATTGGGAAACTCTACTGACTCCAATGGCACCTCTTTGCTGAACAACATTACCAACACTGATGAAACGACAACGCCTCTTCCTCAG GTTTTACCACCATTCGAACCATGGCAAACTGTGTGCATAGCCCTATGTTTAGCAGCCTGTATCGTATTGACTGTCGGTGGAAACATCCTAGTATTGCTAGCCTTCATAGTGGACAGATCAATCCGACAACCGAGTAACTATTTCATAGCATCTCTAGCAGCAACTGATATGTTAATtg GTATGGTATCTATGCCTTTCTATACGGTGTATGTACTGATGGGATACTGGGATCTAGGACCACTGCTTTGCGACCTTTGGCTTTCCGTCGACTATACTGTGTGCTTGGTATCGCAGTACACAGTTTTGCTCATCACCGTCGATAGGTTTTGCAGTGTTAAAATAGCTGCCAAGTATCGCAGTTGGAGGACTAAAAACAGAGTCATCTGGATGGTTACTATCACATGGATCATTCCGGCGTTGCTCTTTTTCACGACCATCTTTGGCTGGGAGCACTTTATAGGATATCGCGATCTGTTGCCAGGAGAATGCGCAGTACAATTCCTCAAAGAACCCGTTTTCAACACTGCTTTGATAATAACGTATTACTGGACAACGCTCATAGTGATACTGATATTGTACGCTGGGATTTATAAGACTGCCTATGATATGCAAAAGAAAAGTGAGGCAAAGCAGAGAAAGATGCAATCGATGGTCGCTTTGAGCGCTGGAGCAATGTCTGGAATGGCTGGAAGAGCGGCTGGAATTGGTATATCGAAAACGCAAAGTACCCTTTTGAGTCAAGATAAAGATAAGGAAAAAGTTGCTTGTCCTTCTCCCACTGTAATTCAGATAATATCTCCACCGGCTCCTACGCAAGTGCGCAAAAAACTTCCACCCAATGATTCTCATTCTAATCAAAAATCAACAACGCACAAGACTAGTTCTGGAACTAAGGCTGCAAACGCCGCGAATAAAGTAAACGATGATAACAAGTCGTCAGATAACAACCAAACCGAGGTAGAAAAGTCCGAAAGATCAAGCAGTCCAGCTTTCGAATCAGACGAGGAGAGCAACGTCAATACTTTACAACCACCAGTTTCAGACAAGAAAAGACATTCCATAGCTGGAATCATGGTACAGTCTGGCGCTTTGAATATTATAAGCAATGTCAGAATGAATGGTGGAATTCCGGCAAGGTCTCCAGAAATAGCTCAATGTGCCATAAGCAAGAAGAGCACATCTCCTCTGACGCCTAATTCAGAAATTTCCTTAGCCAAAATATCGGAACAAAGCCTTTTAGACACTGAAGTGCCGTTGGGGACCAATAACGTAGATCGAACAACTCCAATAAATCCGTTAATACCCATTCAAATCACTCCACAAACGGAGTACAAATCCCCGCCTAATTCAGAACTAACGATAAACTCCGAAATTTCAACCGAAGCACCAGTTCCAACGACGATCGCTCAGGCTATCATACCTCCACCTTCCGAATTCCAAGGCAGTCCTCCAGTATCAGAAAGTCCACCTTCTTTCACAGACAGGCCTCGAAGTCTCATGGTAAACCCTCAAGCATACAGCTACGACGCTTTGGTGGGAATGGACAGTGCTGACTTGCGTTTCATGGATGAAAGTTCAGTCATTGTAGCATCTCCGTCATACGAAAGTCCTCCTTCGTCTATTACATTTCCTACAACCACTGCTCCATCATCTCCGTTGGGCTCTACTAGCCACGTAGCATCTACGAATACTTCTTTATTACAAGCCGCATTGATAAGAGCAACGGTCCAGGCGGAAGCTAATCTAGCCCAACTTTCCAAGCCGACAACCCCGCTTCCGATCAACAAAGTTAACACTGAAGTAAGTCTAGCTAACGAGGATTCCAAACGGCCGATCACAACAGTAGTAGTTTCGCCTAAGGATATCAAGAAACTTGAAATGACAATAAAAGAACCGGCTAGTCAATCTAGTGGTAATAGTCCGTCGGGACAGACCACCGTAGTACCGGTGAATAATGAGCCCCGCAACAGTCCCAAAGAAACGTCGGATAGTTTAGACGAGAAGGAGGGTGGTTCAAGGAGGGACTTCGTTAAAAACTTCGGCAAGAGACTTAAAGGGAAAAAGTCGAAACGGAACGGGATCGGACTTCCTGGAGCCGGACGCCAAAAGTCAAAGTCGGAAAACAGGGCTAGGAAAGCTTTCAGAACAATATCATTCATTTTAGGAGCTTTCGTAGCATGCTGGACTCCTTACCACATACTGGCCCTTGTAGAAGGCTTCTGCTCAGATCCACCGTGTACCAACAGCCACCTGTACATGTTCTCGTACTTCTTATGCTATGCCAACAGTCCGATGAATCCGTTCTGCTACGCTCTAGCCAATCAGCAGTTTAAAAAGACTTTCACTAGGATTCTAAAAGGTGACTTTCATATGACATAG